A single window of Malus sylvestris chromosome 5, drMalSylv7.2, whole genome shotgun sequence DNA harbors:
- the LOC126624465 gene encoding probable E3 ubiquitin-protein ligase ARI1 isoform X2: MEDCLGSDEEYYYSDQDSLDVIENEDSDLPWILPKGPTTKVITKESLLTAQKEDLRRVMDLLFLREHHARTLLIHHRWDVEKLFAVYVEKGKSWLFAEAGVTVVDHQDLDPSPPNSPVMCAICIEDVPSNETTKMDCGHCFCNSCWTEHFVVKINEGQSKRIRCMAHKCNAICDEAVVRNLVSKRHPQLAEKFDRFLLESYIEDNKRVKWCPSTPHCGNAIRVEDDQFCEIECSCGLQFCFSCLLQAHSPCSCLMWELWAKKCRDESETVNWITVHTKPCPKCHKPVEKNGGCNLVSCICGQAFCWLCGGATGRDHTWSSIAGHSCGRYKEDKEKNAERAKRDLYRYMHYHNRYKAHTDSFKLESNLKESIQKKVSISEEKDSNLRDFSWVNNGLSRLFRSRRVLSYSYPFAFYMFGEELFKDEMTEEEREIKQNLFEDQQQQLEENVEKLSKFLESPFDQYNENEVMDVRMQVINLSAITDTLCQKMYDCIETDLLGSLQLGIHNIAPYKSKGIEKASELPVSWVNNANNANNADKGPALHCGTSGGSTELEQASGFGSSDESGCSSRKRARKEGLGGGFDLNLPAEVDRSDS, translated from the exons ATGGAGGATTGCTTGGGCAGCGACGAGGAGTACTATTACTCCGATCAGGATTCTCTCGACGTCATCGAGAATGAAGACTCTGATCTTCCGTGGATTCTCCCCAAGGGGCCCACTACTAAG GTGATCACCAAAGAATCTCTTTTGACTGCGCAG AAGGAGGATTTGCGCAGGGTGATGGACTTGCTATTCCTTAGGGAGCACCATGCGAGGACTTTACTTATTCATCATCGCTGGGATGTTGAGAAGCTTTTTGCGGTGTATGTAGAGAAGGGAAAATCTTGGTTGTTTGCGGAAGCAGGTGTAACTGTTGTTGATCATCAAGATCTTGACCCATCGCCCCCCAATTCTCCAGTAATGTGTGCTATTTGTATAGAAGATGTACCTAGTAATGAGACGACAAAAATGGATTGTGGACATTGCTTTTGCAACAGTT GCTGGACAGAGCATTTCGTTGTAAAGATAAATGAGGGTCAAAGTAAGCGCATTAGGTGCATGGCTCACAAATGCAATGCCATTTGTGATGAAGCTGTTGTCAGAAATCTAGTCAGTAAGAGGCATCCCCAGCTTGCTGAAAAATTTGACCGTTTTCTTCTTGAGTCATATATTGAGGACAATAAAAGGGTTAAGTGGTGCCCGAGCACTCCTCATTGTGGGAATGCAATACGCGTGGAGGATGATCAGTTTTGTGAGATAGAATGTTCTTGTGGTCTGCAATTTTGTTTCAGTTGTTTATTACAAGCTCATTCACCATGTTCATGTTTAATGTGGGAGCTTTGGGCCAAGAAGTGCCGTGATGAATCAGAGACAGTTAATTGGATCACAGTTCATACAAAACCTTGTCCCAAATGTCACAAACCTGTGGAGAAGAATGGTGGCTGCAACCTTGTGAGCTGTATCTGTGGACAAGCATTTTG TTGGCTATGTGGTGGAGCGACTGGTCGAGACCATACATGGTCAAGTATTGCAGGTCATAGCTGTGGTCGGTacaaagaagacaaagaaaaaaatgcTGAGCGGGCAAAGCGGGATCTTTACCGGTATATGCACTATCATAACCGTTACAAAGCTCATACTGATTCCTTTAAGCTTGAAAGTAACTTGAAGGAGAGTATACAAAAGAAGGTGTCAATTTCAGAGGAGAAGGACTCAAATCTCAGAGATTTCAGCTGGGTAAACAATGGACTCTCCAGACTTTTCAGATCAAGGAGGGTTCTTTCATATTCGTACCCATTTGCTTTTTATATGTTTGGAGAAGAGCTGTTTAAGGATGAGATGacagaggaggaaagggaaataaaacaaaatttgtttgaGGATCAGCAGCAGCAACTTGAGGAAAATGTTGAGAAATTATCCAAGTTTTTGGAGTCACCTTTTGATCAATATAATGAGAATGAAGTTATGGATGTAAGGATGCAAGTGATCAATCTCTCAGCAATCACGGATACCCTCTGTCAGAAAAT GTATGACTGTATTGAGACTGATTTATTGGGCTCTCTACAACTTGGTATCCACAACATAGCACCTTACAAGTCGAAGGGCATTGAGAAGGCATCAGAACTTCCTGTTAGTTGGGTCAATAATGCCAATAATGCCAATAATGCTGATAAAGGTCCAGCATTGCATTGTGGTACAAGTG
- the LOC126624465 gene encoding probable E3 ubiquitin-protein ligase ARI1 isoform X1, which translates to MDLLFLREHHARTLLIHHRWDVEKLFAVYVEKGKSWLFAEAGVTVVDHQDLDPSPPNSPVMCAICIEDVPSNETTKMDCGHCFCNSCWTEHFVVKINEGQSKRIRCMAHKCNAICDEAVVRNLVSKRHPQLAEKFDRFLLESYIEDNKRVKWCPSTPHCGNAIRVEDDQFCEIECSCGLQFCFSCLLQAHSPCSCLMWELWAKKCRDESETVNWITVHTKPCPKCHKPVEKNGGCNLVSCICGQAFCWLCGGATGRDHTWSSIAGHSCGRYKEDKEKNAERAKRDLYRYMHYHNRYKAHTDSFKLESNLKESIQKKVSISEEKDSNLRDFSWVNNGLSRLFRSRRVLSYSYPFAFYMFGEELFKDEMTEEEREIKQNLFEDQQQQLEENVEKLSKFLESPFDQYNENEVMDVRMQVINLSAITDTLCQKMYDCIETDLLGSLQLGIHNIAPYKSKGIEKASELPVSWVNNANNANNADKGPALHCGTSGGSTELEQASGFGSSDESGCSSRKRARKEGLGGGFDLNLPAEVDRSDS; encoded by the exons ATGGACTTGCTATTCCTTAGGGAGCACCATGCGAGGACTTTACTTATTCATCATCGCTGGGATGTTGAGAAGCTTTTTGCGGTGTATGTAGAGAAGGGAAAATCTTGGTTGTTTGCGGAAGCAGGTGTAACTGTTGTTGATCATCAAGATCTTGACCCATCGCCCCCCAATTCTCCAGTAATGTGTGCTATTTGTATAGAAGATGTACCTAGTAATGAGACGACAAAAATGGATTGTGGACATTGCTTTTGCAACAGTT GCTGGACAGAGCATTTCGTTGTAAAGATAAATGAGGGTCAAAGTAAGCGCATTAGGTGCATGGCTCACAAATGCAATGCCATTTGTGATGAAGCTGTTGTCAGAAATCTAGTCAGTAAGAGGCATCCCCAGCTTGCTGAAAAATTTGACCGTTTTCTTCTTGAGTCATATATTGAGGACAATAAAAGGGTTAAGTGGTGCCCGAGCACTCCTCATTGTGGGAATGCAATACGCGTGGAGGATGATCAGTTTTGTGAGATAGAATGTTCTTGTGGTCTGCAATTTTGTTTCAGTTGTTTATTACAAGCTCATTCACCATGTTCATGTTTAATGTGGGAGCTTTGGGCCAAGAAGTGCCGTGATGAATCAGAGACAGTTAATTGGATCACAGTTCATACAAAACCTTGTCCCAAATGTCACAAACCTGTGGAGAAGAATGGTGGCTGCAACCTTGTGAGCTGTATCTGTGGACAAGCATTTTG TTGGCTATGTGGTGGAGCGACTGGTCGAGACCATACATGGTCAAGTATTGCAGGTCATAGCTGTGGTCGGTacaaagaagacaaagaaaaaaatgcTGAGCGGGCAAAGCGGGATCTTTACCGGTATATGCACTATCATAACCGTTACAAAGCTCATACTGATTCCTTTAAGCTTGAAAGTAACTTGAAGGAGAGTATACAAAAGAAGGTGTCAATTTCAGAGGAGAAGGACTCAAATCTCAGAGATTTCAGCTGGGTAAACAATGGACTCTCCAGACTTTTCAGATCAAGGAGGGTTCTTTCATATTCGTACCCATTTGCTTTTTATATGTTTGGAGAAGAGCTGTTTAAGGATGAGATGacagaggaggaaagggaaataaaacaaaatttgtttgaGGATCAGCAGCAGCAACTTGAGGAAAATGTTGAGAAATTATCCAAGTTTTTGGAGTCACCTTTTGATCAATATAATGAGAATGAAGTTATGGATGTAAGGATGCAAGTGATCAATCTCTCAGCAATCACGGATACCCTCTGTCAGAAAAT GTATGACTGTATTGAGACTGATTTATTGGGCTCTCTACAACTTGGTATCCACAACATAGCACCTTACAAGTCGAAGGGCATTGAGAAGGCATCAGAACTTCCTGTTAGTTGGGTCAATAATGCCAATAATGCCAATAATGCTGATAAAGGTCCAGCATTGCATTGTGGTACAAGTG